The Pigmentiphaga litoralis genome includes a region encoding these proteins:
- the secE gene encoding preprotein translocase subunit SecE, which translates to MSNPNVETVTSSTDRVKVGLAIAAFVAGLVGFYALSSSPTIARVGVVIVGLVVALVIAYFSEPGRRVIAFAQDSYQETRKVVWPNRKETIQTTGAVFAFVVIMAVFLWLTDKSIEWVLYDLLLGWK; encoded by the coding sequence ATGTCGAATCCAAACGTCGAAACCGTAACAAGCTCCACCGATCGAGTCAAAGTGGGCCTGGCGATTGCCGCCTTCGTGGCCGGGCTGGTGGGCTTTTACGCCTTGTCGTCGAGCCCTACCATTGCCCGCGTCGGCGTCGTGATCGTCGGCCTGGTTGTTGCCCTGGTGATCGCGTACTTCAGCGAACCCGGCCGCCGGGTCATCGCATTCGCGCAAGACTCCTACCAGGAGACCCGCAAGGTCGTCTGGCCGAACCGCAAGGAAACCATCCAGACCACCGGCGCCGTGTTCGCGTTCGTGGTGATCATGGCGGTTTTCCTGTGGCTGACTGACAAATCGATTGAATGGGTGCTGTACGACCTGCTTCTCGGTTGGAAATAA
- the nusG gene encoding transcription termination/antitermination protein NusG — MSKRWYVVHVYSGMEKSVQKALMERVERAGLDTSFGQILVPTEEVIEVKGGSKSVTERRFFPGYVFVEMDLTDETWHLVKNTNKVTGFIGGSGNRPTPISQKEVDDMLSQMQEGVEKPRPKVLFEVGEMVRIKEGPFADFNGNVEDVNYEKSKLRVSVTIFGRSTPVELDFSQVEKS, encoded by the coding sequence ATGAGCAAGCGTTGGTACGTCGTTCATGTCTACTCTGGCATGGAAAAAAGCGTTCAAAAGGCGCTGATGGAACGTGTGGAGCGGGCCGGTCTGGATACCTCTTTTGGTCAGATCCTGGTCCCCACCGAAGAAGTGATCGAAGTGAAGGGCGGTAGCAAGTCCGTGACCGAACGGCGCTTTTTCCCGGGTTACGTGTTCGTCGAGATGGATCTGACCGACGAAACGTGGCACCTGGTGAAGAACACCAACAAAGTCACGGGTTTCATTGGCGGTTCGGGCAACCGGCCCACGCCGATCTCCCAGAAAGAAGTCGACGACATGCTGTCGCAGATGCAAGAGGGCGTGGAAAAGCCACGGCCGAAGGTCTTGTTCGAAGTGGGCGAAATGGTCCGCATCAAGGAAGGTCCGTTTGCAGACTTCAACGGCAACGTCGAAGACGTCAACTACGAAAAGAGCAAGCTGCGCGTGTCCGTGACCATTTTTGGTCGTTCGACCCCGGTGGAACTCGATTTCAGCCAGGTCGAAAAGTCCTGA
- the rplK gene encoding 50S ribosomal protein L11, with the protein MAKKIVGFIKLQVPAGKANPSPPIGPALGQRGLNIMEFCKAFNAKTQGMEPGLPIPVVITAFADKSFTFVMKSPPATILIKKAAGIQKGSPTPHTAKVGSLTRAQVEEIVKTKQPDLTAADLDAAVRTIAGSARSMGITVEGL; encoded by the coding sequence ATGGCGAAGAAAATCGTCGGCTTCATCAAGCTGCAAGTTCCAGCTGGTAAAGCCAACCCGTCCCCCCCTATCGGTCCTGCGCTGGGTCAGCGCGGTCTGAACATCATGGAATTCTGCAAGGCGTTCAACGCCAAGACGCAAGGCATGGAGCCTGGTCTGCCGATTCCCGTGGTGATCACCGCTTTTGCCGACAAGAGCTTCACGTTCGTGATGAAGTCGCCTCCAGCGACCATCCTGATCAAGAAGGCTGCCGGCATCCAGAAGGGCTCGCCCACGCCGCACACCGCCAAGGTGGGCTCGCTGACGCGCGCGCAAGTCGAAGAAATCGTCAAGACCAAGCAACCTGACCTGACCGCCGCCGATCTCGACGCCGCGGTTCGTACGATCGCTGGTAGCGCCCGCAGCATGGGCATCACGGTAGAGGGTCTGTAA
- the rplA gene encoding 50S ribosomal protein L1 — protein sequence MARLSKRITAVRAKIDRNKLYPVAEALALVKDTATAKFDESIDLAVQLGIDAKKSDQLVRGSVVLPAGTGKSVRVAVFAQGDKAEQAKAAGADIVGMEDLADQIKAGKMDFDIVIASPDTMRVVGALGQILGPRGLMPNPKVGTVTPDVATAVKNAKAGQVQYRTDKAGIIHATIGRASFNVEQLQSNLVALVDALNKARPATAKGVYLRKLAVSSTMGGGVRVDQASLSA from the coding sequence ATGGCACGTCTGTCGAAACGCATTACCGCGGTCCGCGCAAAGATCGACCGCAACAAGCTGTACCCCGTCGCCGAAGCGCTCGCGCTGGTGAAAGACACCGCCACCGCCAAGTTCGATGAATCCATCGACCTGGCCGTGCAGCTCGGCATCGACGCCAAGAAGTCGGACCAGCTGGTTCGCGGCTCCGTCGTGCTGCCTGCCGGTACCGGCAAGAGCGTGCGCGTCGCCGTGTTCGCACAGGGCGACAAGGCCGAGCAGGCGAAAGCCGCCGGCGCCGACATCGTCGGCATGGAAGACCTGGCCGACCAGATCAAGGCCGGCAAGATGGACTTTGACATCGTCATCGCGTCGCCAGACACGATGCGCGTCGTGGGCGCCCTGGGTCAGATCCTGGGTCCCCGTGGCCTGATGCCTAACCCGAAGGTCGGTACCGTGACGCCTGACGTCGCTACCGCCGTCAAGAACGCCAAGGCCGGTCAGGTTCAATACCGTACCGACAAGGCAGGCATCATCCACGCCACGATCGGCCGTGCATCGTTCAACGTCGAACAGCTCCAGTCCAACCTGGTGGCGCTGGTCGATGCCCTGAACAAGGCGCGTCCTGCCACTGCCAAGGGCGTGTACCTGCGCAAGCTGGCCGTGTCGTCGACGATGGGTGGCGGTGTTCGCGTCGACCAGGCTTCGCTGAGCGCCTGA
- the rplJ gene encoding 50S ribosomal protein L10: MSLNRKEKTVVIEEISVEVAKAQSIIIAEYRGLDVAAVTVLRKKARESGVYLRVLKNTLAIRAIAGTPFEGLSTHLAGPLIYAVSADPVAAAKVLADFAKTNDKLVLKAGSLPNSLMNVEGIKALAALPSREELLAKLLGTMQAPIATFVRTLNEVPSKFVRGLAAVRDKQAEAA; the protein is encoded by the coding sequence GTGAGTCTCAATCGTAAAGAGAAGACGGTGGTTATCGAAGAGATCTCGGTAGAAGTTGCCAAGGCTCAATCGATCATCATCGCAGAGTACCGGGGTCTGGACGTCGCTGCCGTCACCGTACTGCGCAAGAAAGCACGTGAGTCGGGTGTTTACCTGCGTGTTCTGAAGAACACGCTGGCCATTCGCGCCATCGCTGGCACCCCTTTCGAGGGTCTGTCCACCCACTTGGCCGGTCCGCTGATTTATGCAGTGAGCGCCGACCCAGTGGCTGCAGCAAAAGTACTGGCTGACTTTGCCAAAACCAATGACAAGCTCGTTCTGAAGGCCGGCTCGCTGCCGAACAGCCTGATGAACGTTGAAGGCATCAAGGCCCTGGCCGCCCTGCCTTCGCGCGAAGAACTGTTGGCAAAACTGCTCGGCACGATGCAAGCCCCGATCGCAACGTTTGTGCGTACGCTCAACGAAGTTCCGTCCAAGTTCGTGCGCGGCCTCGCCGCAGTACGCGACAA